In Zingiber officinale cultivar Zhangliang chromosome 3B, Zo_v1.1, whole genome shotgun sequence, a single window of DNA contains:
- the LOC122056752 gene encoding light-harvesting complex-like protein 3 isotype 1, chloroplastic codes for MSMAFLSPPPPPTALSSLSLRSHLCLRSHLTVFPRKLPSLFLSRSAENGAGEARSSATLVEEKEAEQESKENKGETTPPGPNLGSNGAALKAEELAPPPKFKDPRWVGGTWDLKQFMKDGKTNWDAVLDAEVRRRKWLEDNPEASSNEEPVIFEASIIPWLTWIKRFHLPEAELLNGRAAMIGFFMAYFVDSLTGVGLVDQMGNFFCKTLLFVAVAGVLLIRKNDDLDTLKKLLEETTFYDNQWRATWLEDKSSSGTKGKE; via the exons ATGTCGATGGCCTTCCTCTCCCCACCGCCTCCTCCCACTGCCCTCTCCTCCCTATCCCTCAGATCCCACCTCTGCCTCCGATCCCATCTCACTGTCTTCCCCAGGAAGCTCCCTTCCCTCTTTCTCTCGAGGTCCGCTGAGAATGGGGCGGGAGAAGCGAGATCCTCGGCGACTCTTGTGGAGGAGAAGGAGGCGGAGCAGGAATCGAAGGAGAACAAGGGGGAAACCACCCCTCCCGGGCCTAATCTTGGATCCAACGGAGCCGCACTGAAAGCCGAGGAGCTGGCGCCGCCACCCAAGTTCAAGGACCCCAGGTGGGTCGGAGGGACGTGGGATTTGAAGCAGTTTATGAAGGACGGGAAGACCAATTGGGATGCGGTGTTGGATGCCG AGGTCAGGAGAAGAAAATGGCTTGAAGATAATCCAGAAGCATCGAGCAATGAAGAGCCTGTGATTTTCGAGGCGTCGATCATCCCGTGGTTGACTTGGATCAAAAGATTCCACCTTCCAGAAGCTGAGTTACTCAATG GCCGCGCTGCCATGATTGGGTTTTTCATGGCATATTTTGTGGATAGCCTCACCGGAGTAGGTCTCGTTGATCAGATGGGGAACTTCTTCTGCAAAACTTTGCTATTTGTGGCTGTTGCGGGAGTTCTACTGATTCGAAAGAATGATGATCTTGACACCCTAAAGAAGCTACTTGAAGAAACAACCTTCTATGACAATCAGTGGCGAGCAACTTGGCTGGAGGATAAATcctcaagtggcactaaaggcaAAGAGTAG